The Leucobacter chromiiresistens genome has a window encoding:
- a CDS encoding helix-turn-helix domain-containing protein has translation MEIPAHRKAFGTRLRELRVARGWSSQEAFALHAGLDRTYVSGIESGRRNPTLDVLARIAGALEVPLSDLFSLVTLEMGAQALSSSDRRRG, from the coding sequence GTGGAGATTCCAGCGCATCGCAAAGCTTTCGGTACCCGTCTTCGCGAGTTGCGCGTCGCTCGCGGGTGGAGCTCGCAAGAGGCCTTCGCGTTGCATGCCGGTCTGGATCGCACGTATGTGAGCGGGATCGAGAGCGGCCGCCGCAATCCCACTCTGGACGTGCTCGCGCGGATCGCGGGCGCGCTCGAGGTGCCGTTATCGGATCTGTTCTCGCTGGTCACGCTCGAGATGGGTGCCCAGGCGTTATCGAGCTCCGATCGGCGCCGCGGGTAG
- a CDS encoding Na+/H+ antiporter subunit A, with amino-acid sequence MGAMMSILLILAAVSTVTHPLARSVGRRVFVMASALLAAITAVLAVLAVQVYAGEPVVEAFAWVPELDLTLTFRLDEMSALFALLVTGAGSLVLLYCARYFDVREPGLERFAAVFMGFATSMLGLVLADDVYMLFVFWEGTTIFSFLLIGHLTRLRTSTAAALQALIVTTLGGLAMLVGLVLLSHQRGSSLLSEIVAAPPEGAVGVTAVFLILAGALSKSAIFPFHFWLPGAMAAPTPVSAYLHAAAMVKAGIYLIARITPAFGDVVGYRETLVALGAITMINGGIRALRQFDLKLIVAHGTVSQLGLLVMVFGVGDPRASFAGFALLFAHALAKAPLFLSVGIIDHSTSTRDLRKLSGLGRRMPVLMTITVLASASMAGFPPFFGFVAKESAFAELLEVGHERPLALAAFVVAVAGSVLTVAYMGRFLWGAFAVKRGVETCRVDHAPGWSILLAPGAFALATLALGLFAPAADRALLPLVAGEAAGVKIEHLALWHGITPALLASIGVLLSGSLLAWVLSRTARRLSPPAERWSASHAYWVSTHFVDSIAIKLTSITQRGSLPFYLAVILIVLVAALGGTILVTGEWPSEYTFATSPVQVPIAIVMVIAALFSLRARTRFQSVVLVGLTGYGMAAIFAMHGAPDLALTQALVETVTLIAFVLVIRRLPQRIGHRASRPKRWLRAGIGLGVGLVFGMLAVIALGSRIAEPISLQLPELAYAGGHGSNVVNVMLVDIRGWDTMGELSVILAAATGVASLVFLSTRVDNRPKLSRRDARRAAREHLQRVADPNDPARRMTWLLAGRHLDPARRSILLEVVVRLIFHGLIILSIYLLLTGHNTPGGGFAGGLVAGLALVARYLAGGRHELGATVPLDAGRILGIGLALSVSMAFIPMLFGQAALASAWVDLDLGIFGSLPLVTSTLFDVGVYLVVFGLILDVLRSLGAEIDEHEEADIASFEEEGVNSR; translated from the coding sequence ATGGGAGCGATGATGAGTATTCTGCTCATCCTCGCTGCGGTCTCTACCGTCACCCATCCACTCGCTCGGTCGGTCGGTCGGAGGGTCTTCGTCATGGCGTCGGCGCTTCTCGCCGCCATCACCGCGGTGCTCGCGGTGCTCGCCGTGCAGGTGTACGCCGGCGAGCCCGTCGTCGAGGCCTTCGCGTGGGTGCCCGAGCTCGACCTCACGCTGACGTTCCGGCTCGACGAGATGTCGGCGCTCTTCGCGCTGCTCGTGACCGGTGCGGGCTCACTGGTGCTCCTGTACTGCGCGCGCTACTTCGACGTGCGGGAGCCGGGGCTCGAGCGCTTCGCCGCCGTGTTCATGGGATTCGCGACCTCGATGCTCGGGCTCGTGCTCGCAGACGACGTCTACATGCTCTTCGTCTTCTGGGAGGGAACGACGATCTTCTCGTTCCTCCTCATCGGGCATCTGACACGATTGCGCACGTCCACGGCTGCCGCACTGCAGGCGCTCATCGTCACGACGCTCGGCGGACTCGCGATGCTCGTCGGCCTGGTGCTCCTCTCCCACCAGCGCGGCAGCTCGCTGCTCTCCGAGATCGTGGCGGCGCCGCCGGAGGGGGCCGTCGGCGTCACCGCCGTATTCCTCATCCTGGCAGGGGCACTGTCGAAGTCGGCGATCTTCCCCTTCCACTTCTGGCTGCCCGGGGCGATGGCGGCTCCGACCCCCGTGAGCGCGTACCTCCACGCCGCTGCGATGGTGAAGGCGGGAATCTACCTCATCGCTCGGATCACCCCGGCGTTCGGCGACGTCGTCGGCTACCGGGAGACGCTCGTGGCGCTCGGCGCCATCACGATGATCAACGGCGGCATTCGCGCGCTGCGGCAGTTCGACCTGAAGCTCATCGTGGCGCACGGCACGGTCAGCCAGCTCGGCCTGCTGGTCATGGTGTTTGGCGTCGGCGACCCCCGTGCGAGCTTCGCCGGATTCGCGCTGCTGTTCGCACACGCGCTCGCCAAGGCGCCCCTGTTCCTCTCCGTCGGCATCATCGACCACTCGACCAGCACCCGTGACCTGCGCAAGCTCAGCGGTCTCGGCCGCAGAATGCCGGTCCTCATGACGATCACCGTACTGGCCTCCGCCTCCATGGCGGGCTTCCCGCCGTTCTTCGGGTTCGTCGCGAAGGAGTCCGCGTTCGCGGAGCTGCTGGAAGTCGGCCATGAGCGACCGCTCGCACTCGCGGCGTTCGTGGTCGCCGTGGCCGGAAGCGTGCTGACCGTGGCGTACATGGGCCGTTTCCTCTGGGGCGCGTTCGCAGTGAAGCGCGGTGTCGAGACGTGCCGCGTGGACCACGCCCCCGGCTGGTCGATCCTCCTCGCGCCGGGAGCGTTCGCGCTCGCGACGCTCGCACTCGGCCTGTTCGCGCCGGCGGCCGACCGCGCGCTGCTTCCGTTGGTGGCGGGGGAGGCGGCCGGCGTGAAGATCGAGCATCTGGCGCTGTGGCACGGGATCACTCCAGCGCTCCTCGCGTCCATCGGGGTGCTGCTGAGCGGGTCGCTGCTCGCGTGGGTGTTGAGCCGCACCGCGCGACGCCTCTCGCCCCCGGCCGAGCGGTGGTCCGCCTCCCACGCCTACTGGGTGTCGACGCACTTCGTCGACTCCATCGCGATCAAGCTCACCTCGATCACGCAGCGCGGTTCGCTGCCGTTCTATCTCGCGGTGATCCTCATCGTGCTGGTCGCGGCCCTCGGTGGCACCATCCTCGTTACGGGCGAATGGCCGAGCGAGTACACGTTCGCGACGTCGCCCGTGCAGGTGCCCATCGCGATCGTCATGGTGATCGCGGCGCTCTTCTCGCTGCGCGCCCGCACGCGCTTCCAATCCGTCGTGCTCGTCGGGCTCACGGGCTACGGCATGGCCGCGATCTTCGCGATGCACGGCGCTCCCGACCTCGCGCTCACGCAGGCGCTGGTGGAGACGGTGACCCTGATCGCCTTCGTGCTCGTGATCCGTCGCCTGCCCCAGAGGATCGGGCACCGCGCTTCGCGCCCCAAGCGCTGGCTGCGGGCGGGTATCGGCCTCGGCGTCGGCCTCGTGTTCGGCATGCTGGCGGTGATCGCCCTCGGCTCCCGCATCGCAGAGCCCATCTCGCTGCAGCTGCCCGAACTCGCGTACGCGGGCGGGCACGGCAGCAACGTGGTCAACGTCATGCTCGTCGACATCCGCGGATGGGACACGATGGGCGAGCTCTCCGTCATCCTCGCGGCAGCGACCGGCGTCGCCTCCCTCGTCTTCCTCAGCACTCGGGTCGACAACCGTCCGAAGCTGAGCCGCCGCGACGCGCGCCGCGCCGCTCGGGAGCACCTGCAGCGCGTCGCGGACCCCAACGATCCCGCGCGGCGCATGACCTGGCTGCTGGCCGGTCGCCACCTCGACCCGGCGCGCCGATCCATCCTGCTCGAGGTGGTCGTCCGACTGATCTTCCACGGTCTCATCATTCTCTCGATCTATCTCCTGCTGACGGGGCACAACACCCCCGGCGGCGGATTCGCCGGGGGACTGGTGGCGGGCCTCGCCCTCGTCGCGCGGTATCTCGCCGGCGGTCGTCACGAGCTCGGCGCCACGGTGCCGCTCGACGCCGGGCGCATCCTCGGAATCGGGCTGGCGCTGTCGGTATCGATGGCGTTCATCCCGATGCTCTTCGGACAGGCGGCCCTCGCGTCGGCGTGGGTGGACCTCGACCTCGGCATCTTCGGATCGCTGCCGCTGGTGACGTCGACACTCTTCGACGTCGGCGTGTACCTCGTCGTGTTCGGACTGATTCTCGATGTGCTGCGCAGCCTGGGCGCCGAGATCGATGAGCACGAGGAGGCGGACATCGCCTCCTTCGAGGAGGAGGGGGTGAACTCGCGATGA
- a CDS encoding Na(+)/H(+) antiporter subunit C codes for MTMPLVLVAVMVVLYACGVYLMLDRSLTRLLLGFLLVGNATNLLIFLMTGSFGAAPIYGDASAEEMSDPLPQAFILTAIVITFGVSAFLLALIYRSWRLAHDHDDRVQDDESDLEIATTRALAATEVTDEDLAETLEYDEEDYPESGADIAPSGSAASDASETAGEPKP; via the coding sequence ATGACCATGCCGCTCGTTCTGGTCGCGGTGATGGTGGTGCTGTACGCGTGCGGCGTCTACCTCATGCTCGATCGGTCGCTGACCCGCCTCCTGCTCGGCTTCCTGCTCGTCGGGAACGCGACGAACCTCCTCATCTTCCTGATGACGGGGAGCTTCGGGGCCGCACCCATCTACGGGGACGCCTCGGCGGAGGAGATGAGCGATCCGCTCCCGCAGGCGTTCATCCTCACCGCGATCGTGATCACGTTCGGCGTCAGCGCCTTCCTGCTCGCGCTGATCTACCGTTCGTGGCGGCTCGCGCACGACCACGACGACCGCGTGCAGGACGACGAGTCGGATCTCGAGATCGCGACCACGCGCGCACTGGCCGCGACCGAGGTCACCGACGAGGATCTCGCGGAGACGCTCGAGTACGACGAGGAGGACTACCCGGAGTCGGGCGCCGACATCGCGCCGAGCGGCAGCGCAGCCTCCGACGCCTCCGAGACCGCGGGGGAGCCGAAGCCGTGA
- a CDS encoding Na+/H+ antiporter subunit D codes for MIQLVPLAVLIPLAGAALALAVPGHRRLQQGITLVALSAVVVLSGVLMYLVDAAGILVMEVGGWAAPFGIALVVDRVSALMLTVSSIVLLGVFLFSLGQGLADGDDDTPVSIYYPTYLVLGAGVFNAFIAGDLFNLYVGFEILLVASYVLITLGGTAQRIRAGVTYVIVSLVSSVLFLAAIGLIYGATGTVNMAQLTVRIAELPSEIQLLLNLTLLIAFGIKAAVFPLAFWLPDSYPTAPAPVTAVFAGLLTKVGVYAIIRTQTKLFPDSSVDRLLLVIAGLTLIVGILGAVSQLDIKRLLSFTLISHIGYMIFGIGMANAAGFAATIYYIAHHIIVQTTLFLAVGLVERQGGTTSLSGLGGMMRKAPFIAILFFIPMLNLGGIPPFSGFIGKLGLFTVAADLATPEAYWLIGIGALVSLLTLYALARAWVLAFWRTPAQAGAESKHAKPATTEALVLREREQALFERLQDAPDAQPQAEQKEIPKLMFVATTGMVAVSIALTVFAGPLYAYATRAGETLAEPGIVVEQVLGDGDGSGGDSPGGGSGRTTLEEGDPDE; via the coding sequence GTGATCCAACTCGTCCCCCTCGCCGTACTCATCCCGCTCGCCGGAGCCGCGCTCGCGCTCGCGGTGCCCGGCCATCGGCGCCTGCAGCAGGGCATCACGCTGGTCGCCCTCAGCGCCGTCGTCGTGCTCAGCGGCGTGCTCATGTACCTCGTCGACGCCGCGGGGATCCTCGTGATGGAGGTGGGCGGGTGGGCCGCGCCCTTCGGGATCGCCCTCGTCGTCGACCGCGTGTCGGCGCTCATGCTCACGGTCTCATCCATCGTGCTGCTCGGCGTCTTCCTCTTCTCCCTCGGGCAGGGCCTCGCCGACGGAGATGACGACACTCCGGTGTCGATCTACTACCCGACGTACCTCGTGCTCGGCGCGGGCGTCTTCAACGCGTTCATCGCGGGCGACCTGTTCAACCTGTACGTCGGGTTCGAGATCCTGCTCGTCGCGAGCTACGTGCTCATCACGCTCGGAGGCACCGCCCAGCGGATCCGAGCGGGCGTGACCTACGTCATCGTGTCGCTCGTATCGTCCGTGCTGTTCCTCGCCGCGATCGGCCTGATCTACGGCGCCACGGGCACGGTGAACATGGCGCAGCTGACCGTCAGGATCGCCGAGCTCCCGAGCGAGATCCAGCTGCTGCTGAATCTGACCCTGCTCATCGCATTCGGGATCAAGGCCGCCGTGTTCCCGCTCGCGTTCTGGCTGCCCGACTCCTACCCGACGGCGCCGGCGCCGGTGACGGCGGTCTTCGCCGGGCTGCTCACGAAGGTGGGCGTCTACGCGATCATCCGCACGCAGACGAAACTCTTCCCGGATTCAAGCGTCGACCGCCTGCTGCTCGTCATCGCGGGCCTGACCCTGATCGTCGGCATCCTCGGAGCCGTGTCGCAGCTCGACATCAAACGGCTGCTCTCGTTCACGCTCATCAGCCACATCGGCTACATGATCTTCGGCATCGGCATGGCGAACGCGGCGGGCTTCGCCGCGACCATCTACTACATCGCGCACCACATCATCGTGCAGACGACGCTGTTCCTGGCCGTCGGCCTCGTCGAGCGCCAGGGCGGCACCACGTCGCTCTCGGGGCTCGGCGGCATGATGCGCAAGGCGCCGTTCATCGCGATTCTGTTCTTCATCCCGATGCTGAACCTCGGCGGCATTCCGCCGTTCTCGGGTTTCATCGGGAAGCTCGGGCTCTTCACGGTGGCGGCGGATCTCGCCACCCCGGAGGCGTACTGGCTGATCGGCATCGGCGCACTCGTGTCGCTGCTGACCCTGTACGCGCTCGCCCGGGCATGGGTGCTCGCGTTCTGGCGCACGCCCGCGCAGGCGGGGGCGGAGTCGAAGCACGCGAAGCCCGCCACCACGGAGGCGCTCGTGCTGCGCGAGCGCGAGCAGGCGCTCTTCGAGCGCTTGCAGGACGCGCCCGACGCGCAGCCGCAGGCCGAGCAGAAGGAGATTCCGAAGCTGATGTTCGTCGCGACGACCGGCATGGTCGCCGTGAGCATCGCGCTGACGGTGTTCGCCGGCCCCCTGTACGCGTACGCGACGCGCGCGGGCGAGACCCTCGCGGAACCCGGGATCGTGGTCGAGCAGGTGCTCGGAGACGGCGACGGCTCCGGGGGCGACAGCCCGGGCGGCGGCAGCGGACGGACGACACTGGAGGAGGGGGACCCGGATGAGTGA
- a CDS encoding Na+/H+ antiporter subunit E yields MSDAPVELAEESPREARRREFGVRLHELPLVIGLVVLWMMLWHEVSPLSVLSGLVIAVFVMRLFYLPPVELAGRLNVWWTLKYLGYFFWHLARASWGVAWLAVRPGPPPATSIIAVRLHTRSDFIMTMVALTNSLIPGSLVAEIDRFRSTLYLHVLNTPTQRELTQMRRSVYTIERLLLRAVGSKQEMRALA; encoded by the coding sequence ATGAGTGATGCACCGGTGGAGCTCGCGGAGGAGTCGCCCCGCGAGGCGCGGCGACGGGAGTTCGGCGTGCGACTGCACGAGCTGCCGCTGGTCATCGGGCTCGTCGTGCTCTGGATGATGCTGTGGCACGAGGTGTCGCCGCTGTCGGTGCTCAGCGGACTCGTGATCGCGGTGTTCGTCATGCGCCTCTTCTACCTGCCTCCGGTCGAGCTCGCGGGGCGCCTGAACGTCTGGTGGACGCTCAAGTACCTCGGCTACTTCTTCTGGCACCTGGCCCGCGCGTCCTGGGGCGTCGCATGGCTCGCGGTGCGCCCCGGGCCGCCGCCCGCGACGTCCATCATCGCGGTGCGGCTGCACACCCGCTCGGACTTCATCATGACGATGGTGGCCCTGACGAACTCGCTCATCCCCGGTTCACTGGTCGCCGAGATCGATCGCTTCCGATCGACCCTGTACCTGCATGTGCTCAACACTCCGACGCAGCGGGAGCTCACGCAGATGCGTCGCAGCGTCTACACCATCGAGCGCCTGCTCCTGCGGGCCGTGGGGTCGAAGCAAGAGATGCGAGCACTGGCATGA
- a CDS encoding monovalent cation/H+ antiporter complex subunit F: MSIVTQALLIAAGIGLTVTALLAIVRIVRGPTILDRMIASDVLLTTLMLAVGADMVARGHTDTIPLMTVIAATATLATIVVARFVKRRADQPTLQQPKETGHV; the protein is encoded by the coding sequence ATGAGCATCGTGACGCAGGCACTGCTCATCGCCGCGGGCATCGGGCTCACGGTCACCGCGCTGCTCGCCATCGTGCGCATCGTGCGCGGGCCGACGATCCTCGACCGCATGATCGCGTCCGATGTGCTGCTGACGACCCTGATGCTCGCCGTGGGCGCCGACATGGTCGCACGGGGGCACACGGACACCATTCCGCTCATGACGGTCATCGCGGCGACGGCGACCCTCGCGACGATCGTGGTGGCGCGCTTCGTCAAGCGCCGCGCGGATCAGCCGACGCTGCAGCAGCCGAAGGAGACCGGCCATGTATGA
- the mnhG gene encoding monovalent cation/H(+) antiporter subunit G, whose product MYDAVLDLLAAICVFLAAVLSAAAGVGLLRFPDALSRLHAATKPQIFGLLLVITAIALEDRSVATLLALVPVFVFQSLTAPVAAHMVGRAAYRTGQLEASTLVVDELGPAIDRMEASAGQQPSAQSSAQSSARPSAPAQENGEPDSERRSEPAPDGPDPQQPQAGAPSS is encoded by the coding sequence ATGTATGACGCCGTGCTCGATCTGCTCGCCGCGATCTGCGTCTTCCTCGCCGCCGTGCTCTCGGCGGCCGCGGGGGTCGGTCTGCTCCGCTTCCCCGACGCCCTCAGCCGTTTGCACGCCGCCACGAAGCCGCAGATCTTCGGCCTGCTGCTCGTCATCACCGCCATCGCGCTCGAGGATCGCTCGGTGGCGACGCTGCTCGCCCTCGTGCCCGTCTTCGTGTTCCAGTCGCTGACGGCGCCGGTGGCGGCGCACATGGTCGGCCGCGCCGCCTACCGCACCGGGCAGCTCGAAGCCTCGACGCTCGTCGTCGACGAACTCGGGCCCGCGATCGACCGGATGGAGGCGAGCGCAGGCCAGCAGCCGAGTGCGCAGTCGAGTGCGCAGTCGAGTGCGCGGCCGAGTGCGCCGGCGCAGGAGAATGGGGAGCCCGATTCGGAGCGCCGCTCCGAGCCGGCACCGGATGGCCCCGACCCGCAGCAGCCCCAGGCGGGAGCGCCGTCGTCCTGA
- the aceB gene encoding malate synthase A: protein MTTTQAELQSQTATAERPASPAASATPHSRMEVLGRPFDRSDEILTPEALEFLTSLHDRFASTRHERLADRQRRRYEIGNGRDPRFREETRSIREDPNWRVAGAGPGLEDRRVEITGPTDPKMTINAMNSGARVWLADQEDATSPTWRNVIGGQLSLLDAIRGRLAYTSEAGKEYRVTAERTPTIVMRPRGWHLVEKHLRFTDAHGRAGAASGSLVDFGLYAFHNARELVARGRGPYFYIAKLESSEEAKLWDDVFTYTEQALGLPHGTIRATVLIETLPAAFEMEEILYMMRDHIAGLNAGRWDYIFSIIKNYRGRGARFVLPDRSEVTMTVPFMRAYTELLVKTCHRRGAHAIGGMSAFIPNRRDPEVTARAEEKVRADKHREAGDGFDGTWVAHPDLIPVAQAEFDAVLGDRPNQVDRQRDDVQVTAAQLLNVHIGRDITEAGVRENVSIGIRYIESWLRGMGAVAIDNLMEDAATAEISRSQIWQWIHQDQSTAEGTRITREWVAELVEQTVAGFARTEGDRFDDAAELFADVALGEDFPTFLTVPAYSRYLVDA from the coding sequence ATGACGACCACCCAGGCGGAGCTGCAGTCGCAGACCGCCACCGCCGAACGCCCCGCCTCCCCCGCAGCCTCCGCGACACCGCACTCGCGCATGGAGGTGCTCGGCCGCCCATTCGACCGCAGCGACGAGATCCTCACCCCGGAGGCGCTCGAATTCCTCACCTCACTGCACGATCGCTTCGCGAGCACGCGGCACGAGCGTCTCGCAGACCGGCAGCGCCGCCGCTACGAGATCGGCAACGGTCGCGACCCCAGGTTCCGCGAGGAGACGCGCTCCATCCGCGAGGATCCGAACTGGCGGGTCGCCGGCGCGGGGCCCGGCCTCGAGGACCGCCGCGTCGAGATCACCGGCCCCACCGATCCGAAGATGACGATCAACGCCATGAACTCGGGCGCCCGCGTGTGGCTCGCCGATCAGGAGGATGCGACGAGCCCGACGTGGCGCAACGTCATCGGCGGCCAGCTCTCGCTGCTCGATGCTATCCGCGGGCGGCTCGCCTACACGAGCGAGGCCGGCAAGGAGTACCGGGTCACCGCTGAGCGCACCCCGACCATCGTGATGCGCCCCCGCGGATGGCACCTCGTCGAGAAGCACCTGCGCTTCACCGATGCGCACGGCCGTGCGGGCGCCGCATCGGGCAGCCTCGTCGATTTCGGACTCTACGCGTTCCACAACGCGCGCGAACTCGTCGCCCGCGGGCGGGGACCGTACTTCTACATCGCGAAGCTCGAATCGAGCGAGGAGGCGAAGCTCTGGGACGACGTGTTCACCTACACGGAGCAGGCGCTCGGCCTCCCGCACGGCACGATCCGCGCGACGGTGCTCATCGAGACCCTTCCCGCGGCCTTCGAGATGGAGGAGATCCTGTACATGATGCGGGATCACATCGCAGGGCTGAACGCCGGCCGCTGGGACTACATCTTCTCGATCATCAAGAACTACCGCGGTCGCGGTGCCCGGTTCGTGCTCCCGGATCGCAGCGAGGTGACGATGACGGTGCCGTTCATGCGCGCATACACCGAGCTGCTAGTCAAGACCTGCCATCGTCGCGGGGCGCACGCGATCGGCGGCATGAGCGCGTTCATCCCGAACCGCCGTGACCCCGAGGTCACGGCGCGCGCCGAGGAGAAGGTGCGCGCCGACAAGCACCGCGAGGCGGGCGATGGATTCGACGGCACCTGGGTGGCTCACCCCGATCTCATCCCGGTCGCGCAGGCGGAGTTCGACGCGGTGCTGGGCGATCGCCCGAACCAGGTGGACCGCCAGCGGGATGACGTGCAGGTGACCGCCGCGCAGCTGCTGAACGTGCACATCGGCCGGGACATCACGGAGGCCGGAGTGCGCGAGAACGTCTCGATCGGGATCCGCTACATCGAGTCCTGGCTGCGCGGGATGGGCGCCGTCGCGATCGACAATCTGATGGAGGACGCGGCGACCGCGGAGATCAGCCGGTCACAGATCTGGCAGTGGATCCACCAGGATCAGTCGACCGCGGAGGGCACCCGCATCACGCGCGAATGGGTCGCCGAGCTCGTGGAGCAGACGGTCGCGGGCTTCGCGCGCACCGAGGGCGACCGATTCGACGACGCCGCCGAGCTGTTCGCGGACGTCGCCCTCGGGGAGGACTTCCCGACGTTCCTCACCGTACCCGCATACAGCCGGTACCTCGTCGACGCGTAG
- the aceA gene encoding isocitrate lyase translates to MTNDASQIPSPADQLAWDWENDPRWEGTTRDYTANDVVKLRGTVQEEHTLARRGAEKLWEQLTTETPNGGYTNALGALTGNQAVQQVKAGLRAIYLSGWQVAADANISGHTYPDQSLYPANSVPQVVRRINNALLRADQIEHAEGISTVEDWLVPIVADAEAGFGGPLNAYELMKAMIAAGASGVHWEDQLASEKKCGHLGGKVLIPTQQHVRTLNSARLAADVAGVPSVIIARTDAEAATLITSDVDERDRPFITGERTAEGFYKVKNGLAPCIARARAYAPYSDLIWMETGTPDLELARQFAEGVKSEFPDQMLAYNCSPSFNWKKHLDDATIAKFQRELGAMGFSFQFITLAGFHALNSSMFDLAHGYARDGMSAYVELQEREFADEARGYTATKHQREVGTGYFDAISTALNPEASTLALVGSTEEGQFH, encoded by the coding sequence GTGACCAACGACGCATCGCAGATCCCCTCCCCCGCCGACCAGCTCGCATGGGACTGGGAGAACGACCCGCGCTGGGAGGGCACCACGCGCGACTACACCGCGAACGATGTCGTGAAGCTCCGCGGAACCGTGCAGGAGGAGCACACGCTTGCGCGCCGCGGCGCCGAGAAGCTCTGGGAGCAGCTCACGACCGAGACGCCGAACGGCGGGTACACCAACGCGCTCGGCGCGCTCACCGGCAACCAGGCCGTGCAGCAGGTCAAGGCCGGTCTGCGCGCGATCTACCTCTCGGGATGGCAGGTCGCCGCCGACGCGAACATCTCCGGCCACACGTACCCCGACCAGTCGCTCTACCCCGCGAACTCGGTGCCGCAGGTCGTGCGCCGCATCAACAACGCGCTGCTGCGCGCCGATCAGATCGAGCACGCCGAGGGCATCAGCACGGTCGAGGACTGGCTCGTGCCGATTGTCGCCGACGCCGAAGCCGGGTTCGGCGGGCCGCTCAACGCGTACGAGCTCATGAAGGCGATGATCGCCGCGGGCGCCTCCGGCGTGCACTGGGAGGATCAGCTCGCTAGCGAGAAGAAGTGCGGCCACCTCGGCGGCAAGGTGCTGATCCCGACCCAGCAGCACGTGCGCACGCTCAACTCGGCCCGCCTCGCGGCCGACGTGGCCGGCGTGCCGAGCGTCATCATCGCGCGCACCGATGCGGAGGCGGCGACCCTGATCACCTCCGATGTCGACGAGCGCGATCGCCCGTTCATCACCGGCGAGCGCACCGCCGAGGGCTTCTACAAGGTGAAGAACGGGCTCGCCCCCTGCATCGCCCGCGCCCGCGCCTACGCGCCGTACTCGGACCTCATCTGGATGGAGACCGGCACCCCCGACCTCGAGCTGGCGCGCCAGTTCGCCGAGGGCGTGAAGTCGGAGTTCCCCGACCAGATGCTCGCCTACAACTGCTCGCCCTCCTTCAACTGGAAGAAGCACCTCGACGACGCGACGATCGCCAAGTTCCAGCGCGAGCTGGGCGCGATGGGGTTCTCGTTCCAGTTCATCACGCTCGCCGGCTTCCACGCCCTCAACTCGTCGATGTTCGACCTCGCTCACGGCTACGCCCGCGACGGGATGTCGGCGTACGTCGAGCTGCAGGAGCGCGAGTTCGCCGATGAGGCGCGCGGCTACACCGCGACCAAGCACCAGCGCGAGGTCGGCACCGGGTACTTCGACGCCATCTCGACGGCGCTGAACCCCGAGGCCTCGACCCTCGCCCTCGTCGGGTCGACCGAGGAGGGCCAGTTCCACTGA